From Rhizobium favelukesii, the proteins below share one genomic window:
- a CDS encoding methyl-accepting chemotaxis protein: MVQRFQSLSFKVIATFILLTALSIAVINVLAYFASSRISGEQALKAKESVLIFRGEMLQDQLEQLENQANSIARIEALQMSITSLKSGWKTIEKTSGDARAELKKVFITNNPNPADHREKLMKPEAPSGFYYSNHETTQAEVARDLENTAFSDLLIADLDGNVLYSYRKNDDFAENLKTDAWKSTGAGLAFAKAIENTAKATDDSAPTGFSGLRVDAASGKSAIFYAVPIVKLGAAKGVMLFKVREDIITSILAKGIVAGSTAQAAIISDGGAAIGVNASGQLVTLDTAPFTFAKDALLANGMTVDDFDRADGLARAYVRGIDYQGSRFLVVESVRLSELNAGSLEIATLLTMIAFGVLVVMAVATWVITKRLFSPLARLAGVTRDVADGNLAVEIGSQNRGDEIGTMAKALARFKQSLVESRELEAASNETRARAERDRQQHMAERETEARTLQEVVQAVDQGLHHLANGDLAYQIETRFPNELESLRINFNEALAALSETMTAIGGNSMAVRSGSEEMRTGADELAGRTERQAASITETANAIDAITQSVRVQIERAEQAERIARDAKRETTGSSQIMRETIAAMEAIQASSRQINSIIAVIDAIAFQTNLLALNAGVEAARAGESGKGFAVVAMEVRELAQRSSSAAKEIASLLQKSTREVEMGVSLVERAGDALMGIGSHVEAINGQISEIMETTREEADTLRQINTAVSELDAMTQQNAAMVEETTAAIHRLATEAVEMDRQLANFTLTQGHQSAEVHVLRRRA; encoded by the coding sequence ATGGTTCAGAGATTTCAATCCCTGTCCTTCAAGGTCATCGCCACCTTCATTCTGCTGACCGCACTGTCGATCGCGGTCATCAACGTCCTCGCTTACTTCGCCAGCAGCCGCATTTCCGGCGAACAGGCCCTCAAGGCAAAGGAAAGCGTCCTGATCTTCCGCGGCGAGATGCTGCAGGATCAGCTTGAGCAGCTGGAAAACCAGGCGAACTCGATTGCGCGCATCGAAGCGCTGCAAATGTCGATCACAAGCCTGAAAAGCGGCTGGAAGACCATCGAGAAGACTTCGGGCGATGCTCGGGCCGAATTGAAGAAGGTGTTCATCACCAACAATCCGAACCCGGCCGACCACCGCGAGAAGCTGATGAAGCCGGAGGCGCCAAGCGGCTTCTACTATTCCAACCATGAGACGACGCAGGCCGAGGTGGCCCGTGATCTCGAGAACACCGCCTTCAGCGACCTGCTGATTGCCGATCTCGATGGCAACGTTCTCTACTCCTACCGAAAGAACGACGATTTCGCTGAAAATCTGAAGACCGACGCATGGAAGTCGACCGGCGCCGGTCTCGCCTTCGCCAAGGCCATCGAGAACACGGCCAAGGCGACAGACGATTCCGCGCCGACGGGCTTTTCCGGTCTTCGCGTCGACGCGGCGAGCGGCAAGTCGGCAATCTTCTACGCCGTGCCGATCGTCAAGCTTGGTGCCGCCAAGGGTGTCATGCTCTTTAAGGTGCGTGAGGACATCATCACCAGCATTCTCGCCAAGGGAATTGTCGCCGGCAGCACAGCACAGGCGGCGATCATCTCGGATGGCGGCGCAGCTATCGGCGTGAACGCCAGCGGCCAGCTCGTCACGCTCGATACCGCGCCTTTCACATTCGCCAAGGACGCGCTTTTGGCAAACGGCATGACGGTCGACGACTTCGATCGTGCCGATGGCTTGGCGCGGGCCTATGTCCGCGGCATCGATTATCAGGGTTCCCGCTTCCTCGTGGTGGAAAGCGTGCGGCTCAGCGAACTCAACGCCGGCTCTCTCGAAATCGCGACGCTGCTGACGATGATTGCTTTCGGTGTTCTCGTCGTCATGGCCGTGGCGACCTGGGTGATCACCAAGCGGCTCTTCTCGCCGCTTGCCCGCCTTGCCGGCGTCACCCGCGATGTCGCCGACGGCAACCTCGCGGTCGAGATCGGCAGCCAGAACCGCGGCGACGAGATCGGCACGATGGCGAAGGCACTGGCAAGGTTCAAGCAGTCGCTGGTTGAAAGCCGTGAACTGGAAGCCGCCAGCAACGAAACCCGGGCCCGCGCGGAGCGGGATCGCCAGCAGCACATGGCCGAGCGCGAGACGGAAGCCCGGACATTGCAGGAGGTCGTTCAAGCGGTCGACCAGGGCCTGCATCACCTTGCCAATGGCGATCTTGCCTATCAGATCGAGACCCGCTTCCCGAACGAGCTCGAAAGCCTGCGCATCAATTTCAACGAAGCGCTGGCTGCCCTTAGCGAAACGATGACGGCGATCGGCGGCAATTCCATGGCCGTGCGCTCGGGTTCGGAGGAAATGCGCACGGGCGCCGACGAACTGGCGGGCCGCACCGAGCGTCAGGCCGCCTCGATCACCGAGACTGCAAACGCAATCGATGCGATCACCCAGTCGGTCCGCGTTCAGATCGAGCGTGCCGAACAGGCAGAGCGCATCGCCCGCGATGCCAAGCGGGAGACGACCGGCTCCAGCCAGATCATGCGCGAGACGATTGCCGCTATGGAGGCGATCCAGGCCTCGTCGCGCCAGATCAACTCGATCATCGCCGTTATCGACGCGATTGCCTTCCAGACCAACCTTTTGGCTCTCAATGCCGGCGTCGAGGCAGCGCGTGCCGGCGAATCCGGCAAGGGCTTTGCTGTCGTTGCCATGGAAGTGCGCGAACTGGCGCAGCGTTCGTCGAGCGCTGCCAAGGAGATCGCGAGCCTGCTGCAGAAGTCGACGCGCGAGGTGGAAATGGGCGTATCTCTCGTCGAGCGTGCCGGCGACGCGCTGATGGGGATCGGCAGCCACGTCGAGGCGATCAACGGCCAGATCAGCGAGATCATGGAAACGACGCGCGAAGAGGCCGACACGTTGCGGCAGATAAACACGGCAGTGTCCGAGCTGGATGCGATGACGCAGCAGAACGCTGCAATGGTCGAGGAGACCACTGCAGCGATCCACCGGCTCGCCACCGAAGCTGTGGAGATGGACCGACAGCTGGCGAACTTCACGCTGACCCAGGGGCATCAGAGTGCCGAGGTGCACGTCCTGAGACGTCGGGCTTGA
- the mprF gene encoding bifunctional lysylphosphatidylglycerol flippase/synthetase MprF, with protein MAGHGNLEEIEGADESSMRGLFRRYRALLTALATLALFCLVGFAIVQLTNEVRYDDVVRALADTKASSIVLALVFTGLSFLALVFYDVNAIEYVGRKLPFPQVALTGFSAYAVGNTAGFGALSGGAIRYRAYSRLGLTPEEIGRVIAFVTLSFGLGLAGVAAIALLIIADEIAPLINVGSLTLRLLAGAVIAGLGVIMFMGRDGRAIHLGPVEIRLPDSRTWSRQFLVTAFDIAASATVLYVLLPQAAISWPVFLAVYAIAVGLGVLSHVPAGLGVFETVIIASLGSAVNIDAVLGSLVLYRLIYHVLPLLIAVLAVSATELRRFADHPVASGIRRIGIRLMPQLLSTLSLLLGVMLVFSSVTPTPDQNLEFLANYLPLPIVEGAHFLSSLLGLALVVAARGLGQKLDGAWWVSILSAAAALTLSLLKAIALVEACFLGFLIFGLFVSRRLFRRHASLLNQTLTASWLMAIAVICVGAIVILLFVYRDVEYSSELWWQFEFAGEAPRGLRAVLGISIISSAIAIFSLLRPVAVKPEPASTDALQRAVDIVEKQRYADANLVRMGDKSIMFSEKGDAFIMYGRQGRSWIALFDPIGERSAIPELVWRFVESARAAGCRAVFYQISPALLSHCADAGLRAFKLGELAVADLKTFEMKGGKWANLRQTASRAQRDGLEFEVIAPENVPAAMDELAAVSNAWLEDHNAKEKGFSLGAFDPDYIVAQPVGILKREGKIVAFANILITVAKDEGTIDLMRFSPDAPKGSMDFLFVQIMEYLRDQGFSHFNLGMAPLSGMSKREMAPVWDRIGSTVFEHGERFYNFKGLRAFKSKFHPQWHPRYLAVSGGGNPMIALMDATFLIGGGLRGVVRK; from the coding sequence ATGGCGGGGCACGGCAATTTGGAAGAAATCGAAGGCGCCGACGAATCTTCGATGCGTGGATTGTTCAGGCGCTACCGCGCGCTCCTGACGGCATTGGCGACGCTCGCGCTCTTCTGTCTCGTCGGCTTTGCGATCGTTCAGCTGACGAACGAAGTGCGTTACGACGACGTGGTTCGGGCACTGGCCGATACAAAGGCCAGCTCAATCGTGCTTGCGCTGGTCTTTACGGGCCTGAGCTTCCTCGCCCTTGTCTTCTATGACGTGAACGCCATCGAATATGTCGGCCGCAAGCTGCCGTTTCCGCAGGTGGCGCTAACCGGCTTCAGCGCCTATGCGGTGGGCAACACCGCAGGTTTCGGGGCATTGAGCGGCGGTGCAATCCGGTACCGCGCCTATTCGCGCCTCGGTTTGACGCCTGAGGAGATCGGGCGCGTCATTGCGTTCGTGACGCTGTCATTCGGGCTCGGGCTTGCAGGGGTCGCGGCAATCGCGCTCCTGATCATTGCCGACGAGATTGCGCCTCTGATCAATGTCGGTAGCCTTACCCTGCGGCTGTTGGCCGGTGCAGTCATCGCCGGCCTTGGCGTCATCATGTTCATGGGGCGCGACGGGCGCGCGATCCACCTTGGTCCGGTCGAGATCCGGCTGCCGGATTCACGCACCTGGTCGCGGCAGTTCCTGGTCACCGCCTTCGACATCGCCGCCTCGGCGACTGTCCTCTATGTCTTGCTGCCACAGGCCGCGATAAGCTGGCCGGTGTTCCTGGCGGTCTATGCGATCGCCGTTGGCCTTGGTGTCTTGAGCCACGTGCCGGCCGGTCTCGGCGTGTTCGAGACCGTTATCATCGCTTCGCTTGGCAGTGCTGTGAACATCGACGCGGTGCTTGGCTCGCTGGTGCTCTATCGCCTGATCTACCATGTTCTGCCGCTGCTGATCGCCGTGCTTGCGGTGTCGGCGACCGAGCTTCGCCGGTTTGCAGATCACCCGGTTGCGTCAGGCATCCGCAGGATCGGCATCCGGTTGATGCCGCAGTTGCTCTCGACGCTGTCGCTGCTCCTCGGCGTCATGCTGGTCTTCTCGAGCGTGACGCCAACGCCGGACCAGAATCTCGAATTCCTTGCGAACTACCTGCCGCTGCCAATCGTCGAAGGCGCGCATTTCCTGTCGAGCTTGCTCGGACTGGCACTGGTCGTTGCCGCACGGGGACTCGGGCAGAAGCTCGACGGTGCCTGGTGGGTGTCGATCCTGTCGGCCGCAGCGGCGCTGACGCTGTCTCTCCTGAAGGCGATTGCGCTGGTTGAGGCATGTTTCCTCGGCTTCCTGATCTTTGGCCTCTTCGTCAGCCGCCGTTTGTTCCGCAGACATGCGTCTCTTCTCAACCAGACGCTGACGGCCTCGTGGCTGATGGCCATCGCCGTCATCTGCGTCGGTGCGATCGTGATCCTGCTCTTTGTCTACCGCGACGTCGAGTACTCCAGCGAGCTCTGGTGGCAGTTCGAATTCGCCGGCGAAGCGCCGCGAGGTTTGCGCGCCGTACTCGGCATCTCCATCATTTCCTCGGCGATTGCGATTTTCAGTCTGCTTCGTCCGGTGGCGGTCAAGCCGGAGCCTGCGTCAACGGACGCCTTGCAGCGGGCGGTCGATATCGTCGAGAAACAGCGTTATGCCGACGCCAATCTGGTGCGCATGGGCGACAAGAGCATCATGTTCTCCGAGAAAGGCGATGCCTTCATCATGTACGGAAGGCAGGGACGCTCATGGATCGCTCTCTTCGATCCGATCGGTGAGCGCAGCGCCATTCCGGAGCTGGTCTGGCGTTTCGTGGAGTCTGCACGCGCCGCCGGATGCCGCGCGGTCTTCTACCAGATCTCGCCGGCGCTTCTTTCCCACTGTGCCGATGCGGGGCTGCGCGCATTCAAACTGGGCGAGCTCGCTGTTGCCGATCTGAAAACGTTCGAGATGAAAGGTGGCAAGTGGGCAAACCTGCGGCAAACGGCGAGCCGTGCGCAACGTGACGGCCTTGAATTCGAGGTGATCGCGCCTGAAAATGTTCCGGCGGCGATGGATGAGCTTGCGGCGGTTTCGAATGCCTGGCTCGAGGATCACAATGCCAAGGAGAAGGGCTTCTCGCTGGGTGCGTTCGATCCTGACTATATTGTTGCTCAGCCGGTTGGCATCCTGAAGCGTGAAGGCAAGATTGTCGCTTTCGCCAATATCCTGATAACGGTGGCGAAGGATGAGGGGACCATCGACCTGATGCGCTTCTCGCCGGATGCGCCGAAGGGGTCGATGGACTTTCTCTTCGTCCAGATCATGGAATACCTGCGCGACCAAGGGTTTTCGCATTTCAATCTCGGTATGGCGCCGCTCTCGGGCATGTCGAAGCGCGAGATGGCGCCGGTATGGGATCGTATCGGCAGCACCGTCTTCGAGCACGGCGAGCGATTTTATAACTTCAAAGGCCTCAGGGCTTTCAAATCAAAGTTTCATCCGCAATGGCATCCGCGGTATCTTGCGGTTTCGGGTGGAGGCAATCCGATGATCGCTCTGATGGACGCAACATTCCTGATCGGCGGCGGATTGAGAGGGGTAGTGAGGAAATGA
- a CDS encoding AbrB/MazE/SpoVT family DNA-binding domain-containing protein, with protein MRVTEKGQVTIPKDIRDRLNIGPGSEVDFIADDKGARLVVVADGRSVSEADFETWLKSVSGTFDTGGMTADEYIEWLRGPRDDLGPR; from the coding sequence TTGCGCGTGACTGAAAAAGGCCAGGTGACTATCCCAAAGGACATCCGCGACCGATTGAACATCGGCCCTGGATCGGAAGTGGATTTCATTGCCGACGACAAGGGCGCCAGGCTGGTTGTCGTCGCCGACGGCAGATCAGTATCCGAGGCCGACTTCGAAACCTGGCTGAAAAGCGTTTCGGGGACGTTCGACACCGGTGGCATGACTGCGGACGAGTATATCGAATGGCTTAGGGGACCGCGCGATGACCTCGGTCCTCGTTGA
- a CDS encoding type II toxin-antitoxin system VapC family toxin: MTSVLVDTNVFIDVFGPETRFKEWSSEMILRLRPQARFILTPIVWAELASMAPSEDELMFMLARLNLVREALPFSAAYHAGMAHFAYRRAGGLRERTLPDFLIGAHASVRSHRLLTRDAERYRAYFPSLDIISPETHS; the protein is encoded by the coding sequence ATGACCTCGGTCCTCGTTGACACCAACGTCTTCATCGACGTGTTCGGTCCGGAGACACGTTTCAAGGAATGGTCTTCCGAGATGATCCTGCGGCTCAGGCCGCAGGCACGGTTCATCCTGACACCGATCGTCTGGGCCGAATTGGCGAGCATGGCGCCAAGCGAAGACGAACTGATGTTCATGCTGGCGCGTCTCAATCTGGTCCGCGAGGCCTTGCCATTTTCCGCGGCCTACCATGCTGGAATGGCCCATTTCGCCTATCGCCGAGCTGGTGGCCTGCGCGAGCGAACCCTGCCGGACTTCCTGATCGGGGCGCACGCATCGGTGCGTTCGCACCGCCTGCTGACACGCGATGCCGAGCGCTATCGCGCCTACTTCCCCTCGCTCGACATCATCTCCCCTGAAACCCATTCCTGA
- the ruvB gene encoding Holliday junction branch migration DNA helicase RuvB: MSEAARLISSQKRGEDLDVTLRPQSLDEFTGQAEARANLKVFIEAAKNRGEALDHVLFVGPPGLGKTTLAQIMAKELGVNFRSTSGPVIAKAGDLAALLTNLEERDVLFIDEIHRLNPAVEEILYPAMEDFQLDLIIGEGPAARSVKIDLSKFTLVAATTRLGLLTTPLRDRFGIPVRLSFYTVEELELIVRRGARLMNLPMTDEGAREIARRARGTPRIAGRLLRRVRDFAEVAKAEAVTREIADEALTRLLVDNMGLDQLDKRYLNMIAVNFGGGPVGIETIAAGLSEPRDAIEDIIEPYMIQQGFIQRTPRGRVLTATAWKHLGMQPPKDLEAAQFRLFQEDD; encoded by the coding sequence ATGAGTGAAGCCGCGCGCCTGATATCCTCGCAAAAGCGAGGCGAAGACCTGGATGTGACGCTGCGGCCGCAATCGCTTGACGAGTTCACTGGCCAGGCGGAGGCGCGCGCGAACCTGAAGGTCTTCATCGAGGCTGCGAAGAACCGTGGCGAAGCACTCGACCACGTGCTTTTCGTCGGCCCACCCGGGCTCGGCAAGACGACGCTCGCGCAGATCATGGCGAAGGAACTTGGCGTCAATTTCCGCTCGACCTCCGGCCCGGTGATCGCCAAGGCAGGCGATCTTGCGGCCCTCCTGACCAATCTCGAAGAGCGTGACGTGCTCTTCATCGACGAAATCCACCGGCTCAACCCGGCTGTCGAAGAAATTCTCTATCCCGCAATGGAGGATTTTCAGCTCGACCTTATCATCGGCGAGGGCCCCGCAGCACGCTCGGTCAAGATCGACCTGTCGAAGTTCACCCTCGTTGCCGCGACAACGCGCCTTGGCCTGCTGACCACGCCGCTGCGTGACCGCTTTGGCATTCCCGTCCGTCTGAGCTTCTACACCGTCGAGGAACTGGAGCTGATCGTTCGTCGTGGCGCACGCCTGATGAACCTTCCCATGACCGACGAGGGCGCGCGCGAAATTGCCCGGCGAGCCCGCGGCACGCCACGCATTGCCGGTCGCCTGCTGCGCCGGGTGCGCGATTTTGCTGAAGTGGCCAAGGCCGAGGCTGTCACCCGCGAGATCGCCGACGAGGCGCTGACACGGCTCCTCGTCGACAATATGGGCCTCGATCAGCTCGACAAGCGTTATCTCAACATGATCGCGGTCAATTTCGGCGGCGGCCCCGTCGGTATCGAAACCATCGCCGCAGGCCTTTCCGAGCCGCGCGATGCGATCGAGGACATCATCGAGCCCTATATGATACAGCAGGGTTTCATCCAGCGTACTCCACGCGGCCGCGTCCTGACCGCGACGGCCTGGAAGCATCTCGGCATGCAGCCTCCCAAGGATCTCGAGGCCGCACAGTTTCGGTTGTTCCAGGAAGACGACTGA
- a CDS encoding virulence factor family protein: protein MMKRHLLAAVCALSLFVPAAMAATETTQSFETGLIPSPHIFLPDGDVKGAVVLISDGAGWGDNEKAEADRLVEQGTVVIGIDFASYMDALRNDDVSQNDGCIYMVSDIESLSQQVQRAAGNSAYHLPIVAGVGEGGALALAIAAQTPDATIGQTLAIDPVAGIPLTKELCTPAKKQTVGDRMIYGLSDTSLPDPIIASFTASASKDGRAHVEELKKQHSDIEIRDSADNAQTTLGETLSDLIDASGSADNPLGLPLTILDAKPAFDTMAVIFSGDGGWRDIDKEVGASLQKQGIPVVGVDSLHYFWSQREPQQTADDLGKIIELYRKQWKVKHVLLIGYSFGADVVPAAYSRLKPAAKTAVTQMSLLSLSHEVDYQISVMGWLGQKTEGAGGDPVDDLKKLDPKIVQCIYGKEDDDEVACPDLKDSGVDVIALAGDHHFDENYDLLTKTIIDGLKTRLQD, encoded by the coding sequence ATGATGAAAAGACACCTTCTTGCAGCCGTCTGCGCCCTGTCACTGTTCGTTCCGGCGGCAATGGCGGCGACCGAGACGACGCAGAGCTTCGAAACCGGACTAATTCCTTCACCACACATCTTCCTTCCCGACGGTGACGTCAAAGGGGCCGTCGTGCTGATATCGGATGGCGCCGGCTGGGGCGACAACGAGAAGGCGGAGGCCGACCGGCTTGTCGAACAAGGGACCGTCGTCATCGGCATCGACTTCGCGTCCTATATGGATGCGCTCAGAAACGACGACGTCAGCCAGAATGACGGCTGCATCTATATGGTGTCCGATATCGAATCGCTGAGCCAGCAGGTCCAGCGCGCAGCGGGCAACAGCGCATACCATCTACCGATCGTTGCCGGCGTCGGCGAGGGCGGCGCGCTGGCACTGGCGATTGCTGCACAGACCCCGGATGCGACCATCGGCCAGACGCTGGCGATCGATCCGGTTGCGGGCATCCCGCTTACCAAGGAGCTCTGCACGCCGGCCAAGAAGCAGACGGTCGGCGATCGCATGATCTATGGGCTGAGCGATACATCGCTGCCGGACCCGATCATCGCGTCGTTCACGGCCTCAGCAAGCAAGGACGGGCGCGCCCACGTCGAGGAGCTCAAGAAGCAGCATTCCGACATCGAGATCCGCGACTCCGCGGACAATGCACAGACGACGCTCGGCGAAACGCTCTCGGACCTGATCGACGCTTCCGGCAGTGCCGACAATCCGCTCGGCCTGCCGCTCACCATTCTGGATGCCAAGCCGGCCTTCGACACGATGGCGGTCATCTTTTCCGGTGACGGCGGCTGGCGCGACATCGACAAGGAGGTTGGTGCCTCGCTTCAGAAGCAGGGCATCCCTGTGGTCGGCGTCGACTCGCTTCATTATTTCTGGTCGCAACGGGAGCCGCAGCAAACGGCCGACGATCTCGGCAAGATTATCGAGCTTTATCGAAAGCAGTGGAAGGTGAAGCACGTTCTGCTCATCGGCTATTCCTTCGGCGCCGACGTCGTGCCTGCCGCCTATTCGCGACTGAAGCCAGCCGCCAAGACAGCTGTCACGCAGATGTCGCTGCTGTCCCTCTCGCACGAGGTCGATTACCAGATCTCAGTCATGGGCTGGCTCGGCCAGAAGACGGAAGGTGCCGGTGGCGACCCGGTTGATGACCTGAAGAAGCTCGATCCGAAGATCGTCCAGTGCATCTACGGCAAGGAAGATGACGACGAGGTGGCTTGTCCTGACCTCAAGGACAGCGGTGTCGATGTGATCGCTCTTGCCGGCGACCACCACTTCGATGAGAACTATGACCTCTTGACCAAGACGATCATCGACGGGCTGAAGACGCGACTGCAGGACTAG
- the ruvC gene encoding crossover junction endodeoxyribonuclease RuvC: MQNTIRIIGVDPGLRRTGWGIIDTLGNSLRFVASGTVTSDGDVDLASRLCQLHDGLADVVHSYKPDEAAVEQTFVNKDAVATLKLGQARGIAMLVPARAGLPVAEYAPNAVKKAVIGVGHGEKKQIHMMLKILMPKVEFKGDDAADALAIAICHAHNRGSSRIRQAALAG, translated from the coding sequence ATGCAAAATACGATTCGCATCATCGGCGTTGATCCGGGCCTGCGCCGCACCGGTTGGGGAATTATCGACACGCTCGGCAACTCCCTGCGCTTCGTCGCTTCCGGGACTGTCACCTCGGACGGCGACGTGGACCTCGCCTCGCGCCTTTGCCAACTGCACGACGGCCTGGCGGACGTCGTGCATAGCTACAAGCCGGATGAGGCTGCAGTCGAACAAACCTTCGTCAACAAGGATGCCGTGGCGACACTGAAACTCGGCCAGGCCCGCGGTATTGCCATGCTGGTGCCTGCCCGTGCCGGATTGCCGGTCGCAGAATACGCTCCAAACGCCGTCAAGAAGGCCGTGATCGGCGTTGGCCACGGCGAGAAGAAACAGATCCACATGATGCTGAAGATCCTGATGCCGAAGGTCGAGTTCAAGGGCGACGACGCCGCCGACGCGCTCGCGATCGCCATCTGCCACGCCCACAACCGCGGCAGCAGTCGCATTCGGCAGGCAGCGCTTGCAGGATAA
- a CDS encoding DinB family protein yields the protein MPTFDPCRTARKLAYNNALANHRLHDACRRLMPGEFEAVRASFFPSIKATLNHSLTVDWFYVDALEGGTLGPSAWDIEEPFDDIATLATEQAKVDRRLVALCEAATPEKLASVTEIHRTERIQRERMEDVLNHLFQHQTHHRGQVHAMLAGTSVRPPQLDEFIVADDSRFRSGDIAALGWSEDDLMR from the coding sequence ATGCCGACGTTCGACCCGTGCAGGACCGCCCGCAAGCTCGCCTACAACAACGCGCTCGCAAACCACCGGCTGCATGACGCCTGCCGCCGCTTGATGCCCGGGGAGTTCGAGGCTGTTCGAGCAAGTTTCTTTCCGTCGATCAAGGCAACGCTCAACCACAGTCTGACGGTCGATTGGTTTTACGTTGATGCGCTGGAAGGCGGCACGTTGGGGCCGTCGGCCTGGGACATCGAGGAGCCGTTCGACGACATCGCAACGCTTGCGACCGAACAGGCCAAAGTCGATCGCCGGCTGGTCGCACTCTGCGAAGCGGCGACCCCGGAAAAGCTGGCGTCGGTGACCGAGATCCATCGCACCGAACGCATCCAGCGCGAGCGGATGGAAGACGTTTTGAACCATCTGTTCCAGCACCAGACACATCACCGCGGTCAGGTTCACGCGATGTTGGCGGGAACGAGCGTGCGCCCGCCACAGCTCGACGAATTCATCGTCGCAGACGACAGTCGCTTTCGGAGCGGCGATATCGCCGCCCTCGGCTGGAGTGAAGACGACTTGATGCGCTAG
- the ruvA gene encoding Holliday junction branch migration protein RuvA → MIGKLKGTIDEIGDDYVLVDVHGICYVAFCSARTLSRLGSVGEACVLFIETYVREDQLKLFGFMTALEREWFNLLQSVQGVGAKVALAVLSTLPPSELATAIALQDRTAVSRAQGVGPKVAVRIVTELKNKAPAFAGEASGTIGLKQELGEGVAAAPVADAVSALTNLGYSRDQAANAVAAAMKTAGEGADSARLIRLGLKELAR, encoded by the coding sequence ATGATCGGCAAGCTCAAAGGCACCATCGATGAAATCGGCGACGATTATGTGCTCGTCGACGTCCACGGCATCTGCTACGTCGCCTTCTGCTCGGCCCGCACCCTGTCGCGGCTCGGCTCTGTTGGCGAGGCCTGCGTGCTTTTCATCGAAACCTACGTTCGTGAAGACCAGCTGAAGCTCTTCGGCTTCATGACTGCCCTGGAGCGGGAGTGGTTCAACCTCCTGCAAAGCGTTCAGGGCGTCGGTGCGAAGGTGGCGCTCGCCGTGCTTTCAACGCTGCCGCCGAGCGAACTTGCGACCGCCATCGCGCTGCAGGATCGCACGGCCGTCTCGCGTGCCCAGGGTGTTGGCCCCAAGGTTGCCGTGCGCATCGTCACCGAACTCAAGAACAAGGCGCCGGCCTTCGCGGGAGAAGCCTCCGGCACCATCGGCCTCAAACAGGAGCTCGGCGAAGGTGTTGCCGCGGCTCCCGTTGCCGATGCGGTATCCGCGCTGACAAATCTCGGCTATTCGCGTGATCAGGCTGCCAATGCCGTTGCGGCAGCAATGAAGACCGCCGGTGAAGGCGCCGATAGCGCCAGGCTGATCCGGCTCGGGTTGAAGGAATTGGCTCGCTGA